One window of the Candidatus Saccharibacteria bacterium genome contains the following:
- a CDS encoding GtrA family protein, whose protein sequence is MPKKKSSSEVAQLIRFVAVGVVNTLVDFVVLNVLVVTLLPKTASFGNLVVSGQMISLNGVVVAGVISGTVAMIVSFLLNSRFTFRIRHVARKRIVYFFTITAFGLYIIRPAILKIMTGAWVWPSTVVYKITSFLRLPFSQSFDERNTALAAAILIVLSYNYLMYKYFVFVDEKQVKQA, encoded by the coding sequence ATGCCTAAAAAGAAATCATCTAGTGAAGTAGCTCAATTAATTAGGTTCGTAGCGGTGGGCGTGGTTAACACGCTGGTTGATTTTGTGGTTCTAAATGTGCTGGTAGTCACGCTACTGCCCAAAACAGCTAGCTTTGGTAACCTTGTGGTATCTGGCCAAATGATTAGCTTGAATGGAGTGGTCGTGGCTGGTGTTATATCTGGCACTGTGGCCATGATTGTTAGTTTTTTGCTAAACTCTCGCTTTACTTTTCGTATTCGTCATGTGGCTCGCAAGAGGATAGTTTACTTTTTTACTATTACTGCTTTCGGGCTTTACATTATTAGACCGGCTATCTTAAAAATAATGACCGGTGCCTGGGTATGGCCATCGACAGTGGTTTATAAGATTACAAGCTTTTTGCGCTTGCCATTTAGCCAAAGCTTTGATGAACGAAATACTGCCCTAGCAGCAGCTATTTTAATAGTACTGAGCTATAATTACCTAATGTATAAATACTTTGTGTTTGTAGATGAAAAGCAAGTCAAACAAGCTTGA
- a CDS encoding glycosyltransferase, whose amino-acid sequence MAVDLSIVIPTLNEAKRIDSALRELSAYLRKQKQSVEVIIVDLHSPDGTAELAKKQAKAFESLKVIDAGPRPKGKFLKGKQVKLGVMAAKGRYIMFMDADLATPLKYIDNVFALMKEEKPIAICVRDLQSSHTGLRKFISGVGNFLVQLILLPGIKDTQCGFKVFEAEAARQIFKRQRVVSWGFDMEALAIARRLGYRIDTISVPDWHDVAGGSFGGKAIKSTLQTFFDLVRIKWWLITGRYNKARGHGAESAEIA is encoded by the coding sequence GTGGCAGTTGATTTAAGTATAGTTATACCGACCTTAAACGAAGCCAAGCGAATAGACTCAGCTCTTAGGGAGTTGTCAGCTTATTTGCGCAAGCAAAAGCAATCAGTTGAGGTAATAATTGTGGATCTACATAGCCCTGACGGCACGGCCGAGCTTGCCAAAAAACAGGCCAAGGCATTTGAGAGTCTAAAAGTTATTGATGCTGGGCCTAGGCCAAAGGGTAAGTTCCTTAAGGGCAAGCAGGTTAAATTGGGGGTAATGGCTGCCAAGGGTCGCTACATTATGTTTATGGATGCCGACCTGGCGACTCCACTCAAGTATATCGACAATGTATTTGCGCTTATGAAAGAAGAGAAACCGATAGCCATTTGTGTGCGTGACTTGCAAAGTAGCCATACCGGACTGCGTAAGTTTATCTCTGGGGTAGGCAACTTTTTGGTTCAACTAATCCTGCTGCCGGGGATAAAAGACACCCAGTGTGGCTTTAAGGTTTTTGAGGCAGAGGCCGCTCGCCAAATATTTAAACGACAACGGGTTGTTAGTTGGGGGTTCGACATGGAAGCTTTGGCTATTGCCCGCCGGCTGGGCTATAGAATAGATACTATCAGTGTGCCCGATTGGCACGATGTGGCCGGCGGTTCATTTGGCGGCAAGGCCATTAAATCTACCCTACAGACATTTTTTGATCTGGTAAGGATAAAGTGGTGGCTGATAACAGGTCGCTACAACAAGGCACGGGGCCATGGTGCAGAATCAGCCGAAATCGCTTAA
- a CDS encoding glycosyltransferase family 39 protein, translated as MKSKSNKLETFKKYLPLILLLLVIGLAVFFRFWQLWKLPPGLHPDEAANGLDIFKMFDRYDFRIIYNTNGPREALFFYLQAIFVAFMGSTTLALRMAPALGGVAAVVVVYFLAKDWFGRRAGLLAAFIMAVNPWAVIITRDGFRASLVPLFVALTALLAGKAYKTSRIVYFVLAGAVFGLGFYSYTAFSLFSLVPAAGLIYMLLFRRLWLRANLKKLGIALLTTLIVLTPLVVTIVRNPGDSVARAGGTSVLNSQLNGGRPLQAFASGVGKTLLQYNLFGDENPRHNVPGEPLLNTFVGIMMILGLGVCFLRFKRIAYAATIALFFVMMLPAVLTAESLPHALRSVGTEVGAFLLAAIGINYLLQKWYKTFPVNAPARNLGLVLICGLLVLTAVQGYRAYFVAWAQDPETYSAYSENMTSIANYLNSSKGSDRKYLVADEYSAKPVEYLTHYKSSYDLLDQASLRSLPLTNGQKLFIIPAGDQSSSEIDLIKSKFPGGTITPRYSDFSGKALFYTYEVNYSGS; from the coding sequence ATGAAAAGCAAGTCAAACAAGCTTGAGACCTTTAAGAAATATCTGCCGCTAATCCTGCTGCTGTTAGTTATTGGTTTGGCAGTGTTCTTTAGGTTCTGGCAGTTGTGGAAATTGCCGCCCGGGCTTCATCCCGACGAAGCTGCGAATGGCCTAGATATTTTCAAGATGTTCGATCGTTATGACTTTCGGATTATTTATAACACCAATGGTCCTAGAGAAGCCCTGTTTTTTTATTTGCAAGCAATTTTTGTAGCCTTTATGGGCAGCACAACACTAGCCTTGCGAATGGCGCCGGCTCTTGGCGGAGTGGCAGCGGTGGTGGTTGTTTATTTCTTGGCCAAAGATTGGTTTGGTCGCCGTGCGGGCTTATTGGCGGCCTTTATTATGGCTGTAAACCCATGGGCCGTGATAATCACTAGAGATGGTTTTAGAGCCAGCCTGGTGCCTTTGTTTGTGGCTCTAACTGCGTTGCTGGCAGGCAAAGCCTACAAAACCTCGCGGATTGTGTATTTTGTGTTGGCCGGAGCTGTTTTTGGGCTTGGTTTTTATAGCTATACAGCCTTCTCGTTGTTTTCCCTGGTGCCTGCGGCTGGGTTGATTTATATGCTGCTTTTCAGGCGCCTCTGGCTAAGGGCAAATTTAAAAAAGCTTGGCATAGCCCTACTTACAACCTTGATAGTTCTAACACCACTTGTTGTTACAATTGTTCGGAATCCTGGCGATTCAGTTGCCCGGGCTGGCGGTACCAGCGTGCTTAATAGTCAGCTCAATGGTGGCCGGCCGCTGCAAGCGTTTGCTAGCGGTGTTGGTAAGACGTTGCTCCAATACAATCTGTTTGGCGATGAAAATCCGCGCCACAATGTACCGGGCGAACCACTGCTGAATACGTTTGTAGGTATTATGATGATTCTGGGCTTAGGCGTTTGTTTTTTACGTTTCAAGCGCATTGCTTACGCGGCCACTATAGCCCTGTTCTTTGTTATGATGTTGCCGGCGGTTTTAACGGCCGAAAGCCTGCCCCATGCCTTGCGCAGCGTTGGCACCGAAGTTGGAGCCTTTCTGCTAGCCGCCATTGGCATTAACTATTTACTTCAAAAGTGGTATAAAACATTTCCGGTTAATGCACCGGCTCGCAATTTGGGCCTGGTCTTGATTTGCGGCCTGCTGGTGTTGACCGCAGTTCAGGGCTACCGGGCCTATTTTGTGGCTTGGGCTCAGGACCCCGAAACATATTCTGCTTATTCAGAAAACATGACTTCAATCGCCAACTACCTTAACAGTTCTAAAGGCAGTGACCGCAAATATTTGGTAGCAGACGAATACAGCGCCAAACCTGTCGAATATCTAACTCACTATAAATCGTCTTATGATCTTTTAGATCAAGCTTCTTTGCGCAGCCTACCGCTTACCAACGGCCAGAAATTGTTTATTATTCCGGCTGGTGACCAATCCAGCTCCGAAATCGATTTAATAAAAAGTAAATTTCCTGGTGGCACAATAACACCGCGCTATTCTGATTTTAGCGGAAAGGCTCTATTCTACACCTACGAGGTGAACTACAGTGGCAGTTGA
- the recR gene encoding recombination protein RecR has protein sequence MDILPEGVTQLIEEFSKLPSVGPKTAERLVFYLLKSDDYEGLGRAVLELKQGLQNCEVCRNFATSSRCSICANHSRDQKLICVVSQPLDIVAIEKTSLYKGTYHVLHGVISPVEGIGPDDLELESLFERVRKLNPEEIILATNPNLEGETTALYISKKLNDFDGKITKLAHGLPIGADLEYADQMTLGRALNNRLSF, from the coding sequence TTGGATATTTTGCCAGAGGGGGTAACCCAATTAATTGAAGAGTTTTCCAAATTACCATCGGTTGGCCCGAAAACGGCCGAGCGGCTGGTTTTTTATTTGCTCAAAAGTGATGACTACGAGGGTTTGGGTCGGGCTGTGCTCGAGCTCAAACAGGGCCTACAAAACTGCGAGGTCTGTCGTAACTTTGCCACCTCGAGCCGGTGCTCCATTTGCGCCAATCATAGCCGCGATCAAAAGTTGATATGTGTGGTGTCGCAGCCACTCGATATTGTGGCTATCGAAAAAACTAGCCTATACAAAGGCACCTACCATGTTTTACATGGCGTAATCAGTCCGGTAGAGGGTATTGGCCCCGACGATTTAGAGCTTGAGAGCTTATTCGAGCGAGTGCGCAAGCTAAATCCAGAAGAAATTATTTTGGCCACCAACCCTAACCTAGAAGGCGAGACTACGGCGCTGTATATCTCTAAAAAACTTAATGATTTTGATGGTAAGATTACCAAGCTGGCTCATGGCTTACCGATCGGGGCTGATCTAGAGTACGCCGACCAAATGACGCTTGGCCGAGCGCTCAACAATCGATTGAGCTTTTAA
- a CDS encoding 3'-5' exonuclease, producing the protein MKGFAKDILLMDFESTGIDPVVHEPTQLGAILLDKETLQEKDSYLTFIGADLSKASKEALEISGISQKDLEDAPAQEEVAKEFLQKFGTDVFLSSWNSILDRGLLDKMLRIIGKTIFEYDYHYLDVWPICYMYLCRTGQGDKLRGDATFKALGLPQRQNHDALEDCRYAAEALKAVYEGKEY; encoded by the coding sequence ATGAAAGGTTTTGCCAAAGACATACTGTTGATGGACTTTGAATCGACCGGCATAGACCCGGTTGTTCACGAGCCAACTCAATTAGGCGCAATATTGCTCGATAAAGAGACTCTGCAAGAAAAAGATTCTTATCTTACATTTATCGGCGCAGACTTAAGCAAGGCCAGTAAAGAAGCGCTGGAGATTTCCGGAATTTCTCAAAAAGACCTAGAGGATGCCCCAGCCCAAGAAGAAGTAGCTAAAGAGTTCTTACAAAAATTTGGCACAGACGTGTTCTTGTCATCGTGGAATTCAATACTAGATAGAGGGTTGCTCGATAAAATGCTACGCATAATTGGCAAAACTATATTTGAATATGATTATCACTACTTAGATGTATGGCCAATTTGCTATATGTACTTATGTCGCACCGGTCAAGGCGATAAACTCCGTGGTGATGCAACATTCAAAGCCTTAGGTCTACCACAGCGCCAAAACCACGATGCGCTCGAAGATTGTCGGTACGCCGCCGAAGCACTCAAGGCCGTTTACGAAGGAAAAGAATACTAA
- the dnaB gene encoding replicative DNA helicase gives MANKPDSMRMPPQNIQAESSLLGSLLLDRDAIIKVADLVATDDFYVEKNGMIFAAVLSLYEKRQPVDVVTLSSFLEDKKQLDTVGGATYLTELVNSVPSAAHVQQYAQIVAQKATLRRLIVASSEINKLAYDESAVLESVLDTAEQTLFNVSQKHLKQNFTPIKDVLVESFDRLDSLHKDKNKLRGVPTGFKSLDNLLAGLQKSDLIILAARPSLGKTSLALNMAQHIATKEGVPVGIFSLEMSKEQLIDRLLAAEAGIDSWKLRTGNLEDSDFERINKAMGILSEAPVYIDDSAMANVLEMRTKARRLQAEHDLGLIIIDYLQLMSGRQAYGENRVQEISEISRGLKGLARELDVPVIALSQLSRSVEMRSPKIPQLSDLRESGSIEQDADVVMFIYREDYYETDTERKNIADILVKKHRNGPTGDIELFFNKEQMLFRSLDRTHK, from the coding sequence ATGGCGAATAAACCAGATAGCATGAGAATGCCGCCCCAAAACATTCAGGCCGAGTCGAGCCTGCTGGGCTCCTTACTGCTTGACCGAGACGCTATTATCAAGGTGGCCGATCTAGTGGCGACCGATGATTTTTATGTCGAAAAAAACGGCATGATTTTTGCCGCTGTACTGTCTCTATACGAAAAACGTCAACCAGTCGATGTGGTAACGCTGTCCAGCTTCTTAGAAGACAAAAAGCAACTCGATACAGTGGGCGGGGCCACTTATCTGACAGAGCTTGTAAACTCGGTGCCGTCGGCGGCGCATGTACAACAATACGCCCAAATTGTTGCTCAAAAGGCCACATTAAGGCGCTTGATAGTGGCTTCTAGCGAAATTAACAAACTGGCCTACGACGAATCTGCGGTTCTGGAATCGGTGCTCGATACCGCCGAGCAAACACTGTTTAATGTTAGCCAAAAGCATCTCAAGCAGAACTTTACACCCATAAAGGATGTGTTGGTTGAGAGTTTTGACCGCCTGGATAGTCTTCACAAAGACAAAAATAAACTACGTGGTGTGCCCACGGGCTTTAAAAGCTTAGATAATTTGCTAGCCGGCCTGCAAAAGTCTGATCTGATAATCTTGGCAGCTAGACCAAGTTTAGGAAAGACCTCGCTGGCGCTTAACATGGCTCAGCATATTGCTACAAAAGAGGGCGTGCCGGTTGGAATCTTCAGTCTCGAGATGAGCAAAGAGCAGTTGATTGACCGCTTGTTAGCAGCTGAGGCCGGCATAGACAGCTGGAAGCTGCGTACCGGGAACTTAGAGGATAGTGATTTTGAGCGAATTAATAAAGCCATGGGGATATTATCTGAGGCGCCAGTATATATTGACGACTCAGCCATGGCCAATGTTCTAGAAATGCGCACTAAAGCCAGGCGGCTTCAGGCCGAGCACGACTTGGGCCTGATAATCATTGACTATTTACAGCTTATGAGTGGCCGCCAAGCTTATGGTGAAAACCGAGTTCAGGAAATATCAGAAATTTCACGCGGGCTAAAAGGGCTAGCCCGCGAGCTCGATGTGCCGGTAATTGCCCTAAGTCAGCTTAGTCGGTCGGTCGAGATGCGCTCGCCCAAGATACCACAGCTGTCTGACCTGCGTGAATCAGGCAGTATTGAGCAAGACGCCGACGTGGTGATGTTTATATATCGCGAGGATTATTATGAAACCGACACGGAGCGCAAAAACATTGCCGACATTTTGGTTAAAAAGCATCGCAATGGCCCAACTGGCGATATCGAACTGTTCTTCAACAAAGAACAGATGCTGTTCAGAAGCTTAGATCGTACTCACAAGTAA
- a CDS encoding YbaB/EbfC family nucleoid-associated protein, with protein sequence MSMMDKAKMAQKALKLQKELKRLSIETEAGDGLVHVTAGIAISSSSMNVEIRDIKIDESATEDLDRLQDLLASAINKANKEIMAEATEKMQAIAGGLGLPGM encoded by the coding sequence ATGAGTATGATGGATAAGGCCAAAATGGCCCAAAAAGCTCTTAAACTGCAAAAAGAACTCAAGCGCCTAAGCATAGAAACCGAAGCTGGCGACGGCTTGGTGCACGTCACGGCCGGCATTGCTATTAGCTCCAGCAGTATGAATGTTGAGATTCGCGATATCAAGATCGATGAAAGCGCAACCGAAGACCTAGATAGATTGCAAGATCTGCTGGCTAGTGCTATCAACAAGGCCAACAAAGAGATTATGGCCGAAGCTACCGAGAAGATGCAGGCTATAGCTGGTGGGCTCGGCTTGCCTGGCATGTAG
- a CDS encoding glycosyltransferase family 39 protein produces the protein MVQNQPKSLKRPIIRHSAIVVGLLTLLGVAIRFSFIAKASIWHDEAFSIMLASRNPFSIWALTARDVHPPLYYELLHLWINLFGRSELAVRSLSAVAGAAVIPIGYVVAKKAAGRRAGYFALVFLALAPFLIRYSQEARMYGLLGLELLLALWAVMNIVNKPRQFWAYAAFATTITAGLYTHYFTVLAVFSLWAYLILLQPFKQWRLEKTIWLSWRWWAANIVALVLFLPWLPSMLAQLKRGQGLSWLQPTSTRTAFDTVWQFLTFTDGRLTNIAYWLVGLVVVAMMVWLWQGDKTKQRFTRLVVLYTALPITIGIVVSLFKPVFHERYFAFAAIGFYILLALMVDRIYRLNLWLAIVAGLLICAVEVVGIRNVYAQSNHQMRAEMAVLNDGFRPGDIIVSGELYTYFDSTYYNSTGQRLLLYTGVAGRPNGYGESSLIYDQNVYLDSYTEIPVGSRVWLVGKTGDRSYYSQVPASWQLQQQSESGYSEVRHYLVK, from the coding sequence ATGGTGCAGAATCAGCCGAAATCGCTTAAGCGGCCAATAATTAGACATTCGGCTATTGTGGTCGGTTTACTAACCCTGCTCGGCGTGGCTATAAGGTTTAGTTTTATTGCCAAGGCTAGCATTTGGCACGATGAGGCTTTCAGTATAATGCTGGCGAGCCGCAACCCGTTTAGTATTTGGGCATTGACGGCTCGCGATGTTCACCCGCCGCTTTATTATGAGCTGCTCCATCTATGGATTAATTTGTTTGGTCGCAGCGAGCTGGCAGTCCGCAGCTTGAGCGCTGTTGCTGGCGCGGCCGTAATCCCGATTGGTTATGTAGTGGCCAAAAAAGCTGCTGGTAGGAGAGCCGGCTATTTTGCACTAGTTTTTCTGGCTTTGGCGCCATTCCTGATTCGTTACTCGCAAGAGGCGCGCATGTATGGCTTGCTTGGTCTCGAACTGCTGCTAGCACTCTGGGCGGTTATGAATATTGTCAATAAACCAAGACAGTTTTGGGCTTATGCGGCCTTTGCCACAACCATCACCGCTGGTCTGTACACCCATTATTTTACGGTTTTGGCTGTTTTTAGCCTCTGGGCTTACCTGATTCTGTTACAGCCATTTAAGCAGTGGAGGCTCGAAAAAACCATTTGGCTAAGCTGGCGGTGGTGGGCGGCAAACATTGTAGCCTTAGTTTTGTTTCTACCTTGGCTGCCCAGTATGTTGGCGCAGCTCAAGCGCGGCCAAGGCCTAAGCTGGTTGCAACCAACCAGCACTAGAACCGCATTTGACACGGTGTGGCAATTTCTAACCTTTACCGATGGCCGCTTAACAAATATAGCTTATTGGCTAGTTGGCTTGGTCGTGGTCGCGATGATGGTATGGCTTTGGCAGGGCGATAAAACCAAACAACGGTTTACTCGCTTAGTAGTGCTGTACACGGCTCTGCCAATTACGATTGGCATTGTGGTGTCGTTGTTTAAGCCAGTGTTCCATGAGCGTTATTTTGCCTTTGCAGCGATCGGCTTTTATATTTTACTGGCTTTAATGGTGGACAGGATTTACCGGCTCAATCTCTGGCTGGCCATAGTGGCGGGGCTGCTGATTTGTGCTGTTGAAGTTGTCGGCATTCGTAACGTTTATGCACAGAGCAATCACCAAATGCGAGCTGAAATGGCGGTGCTAAACGATGGCTTTCGACCGGGCGATATTATTGTTTCGGGCGAGCTCTACACTTATTTTGATAGTACCTACTACAACTCTACTGGCCAGCGTTTATTGCTTTATACGGGAGTTGCCGGCAGACCCAATGGCTATGGCGAGTCGAGTCTTATATACGATCAAAACGTCTATCTGGATAGTTATACAGAAATCCCAGTTGGTTCAAGGGTGTGGCTGGTGGGCAAAACCGGCGATCGCAGCTATTACAGCCAGGTGCCGGCCAGCTGGCAGCTGCAACAGCAGTCTGAGTCGGGCTATAGCGAAGTCCGACACTACCTGGTAAAATAA